The Deltaproteobacteria bacterium nucleotide sequence ACTTAAAGAATGAATGGCCCGGGCCAGAAGTTCTTTACCCGTCCCGGTTTCACCCTGGATGAGAATGGTGGCATCGATAGGGGACACGGTTTGCACCATTTCAAAGATCTCTTTCATTTTGGGACTGGTTCCAATAATATTCTGAAAAGAATATTTTTCCTGTATTTCTCGACGCAGGGAGGCCAATTCCTGAGTCATCTCTCTTTCACGAAGGGCCCTTTGAATAATCAGATTCATCTCTTCATAATTGAGCGGTTTGATGAGATAGTTGGTGACCCCTTCCTTCATGGCCTGCACAGCCGATTGGATGGTCCCATGAGCGGTCATAATCACAAAGGGGAAGTCCCCTTCAATGGCTTTGATTTTCCGGAACAGTTCCATGCCGTCTATCCCCGGCATCTTCAGGTCGGCCAGGATTAAATCAATACCGCCCGGATCACGAAAAAGTGCCAGGGCCTGATCCCCGTTCAGGGCCTTCAATACTTCAAAACCATCATTTATTAGAATGGCCTCCAAAACTTTCAGGGTATAGGATTGATCATCAACGACCAGAATTCTTTTCTTTCTCATCTTAGGACTCCTTGGCTAACGGGGAATAATTGACCGGCAATTCAATGGTTATTACCGTCCCTATTCCTTCCTCACTTTGAATGGCCAGTTTTCCCCCATGGCTTTCCACTATCCCTAAAGTGATCGGCAGCCCCAATCCGGTCCCCCCTTCCTTGGTACTGAAAAAAGGGTCCAGAACCTGCAACCGGTGAGCCTCCGGGATACCCCCCCCGGTATCCCGTAGCCTAAGGAGGATTTTATCGGTTCCACTTTCTTCTGCTTGGCGTTGGGTAACTATTTCCAGGGTTCCGCCCTGGGGCATGGCATCCATGGCATTTATCAGGAGATTGATCAATGCCTGTTCCATTTGATGGGGATCAATAGGAAACATGGGAAGTGAAGGATCCAGGTTTTTCTTTAAGGCGATCCCCTTGAGGGTCATAGGCTCTTCGAAAAGGGTCAAGGTATTTTGAATCAATTCATTGAGATTCGAGGTCATCAGTCTTAGCGGGGATTGTTTGGCTAAATGGAGAAAATCGGTAGCAAAAGAACTCAAGCGATCTATCAATTCCAAGATGATTTGCGTATATTCCATTAATAAGGGATCCTCCGGGCGCCGGCGCTGAAGATAAACAATGGCCCCCTTCATGGCATTTAAAGGGTTCCTGATCTCATGGGCCACCCCGGCGGAAAGTCTTCCCAGGGAGATTAATTTTTCCGATTGCACCAGTTCATTTTGGATTTCCTTTAGATTCCGCATCATCCGGTTAAAAGATTCAGTCAATATCCCCAACTCGTCTCTGGATTTAACCGGGATCTCTTGCGCCAAATCACCTCCGGCTATTCGATCGGCAGCCGTGACCAACCTTCTAACCGGTTTAATGAAATTATGGGATAAAACGATGACCACTATTCCGGTAAGCATCAGGGTAATCAGGACTACCTGAAAGATCTTTTTTTGAAGAGCCTGGACCTCCTTTTTGAATTCCTCGATCGGGGTGGTAATAGCCAAGGACCAGCCCATGGTTGGAATCGGCGTGTAAGAGGCAATCCGGTCGCCCAGATAATAATAGGTCATCCAGCCCGTTTCTCCGGCCATCATATTAATTACAAATTCCCTTAGGTGCGGATTGGGATAATTTTTTAAATCCATCTCATAGGGGGCAAATTCCGGGTGGGCGATGGTCCTTCCCAAATGGTCTACCAAAAAGGCGTATCCCTTTTCTCCCACCCGCATCCCTTTTACCAATTCGATCATTTTGTCATAATCCAGATCGATGACCACTGTGCCGATGATCTTGTCATCCATCTGAGTAAAGGATTTACCAAAATAAAGGACATACCCCCGGCGGACCGAAGAAAAGGTTATCTGGGATAAATAAAAAGACCGTTGAGGGGATTTTTTAAATTCCTGATAGAAGCTATCTTCCCGTGAAGCGATGGTGGAAAGATCTTTCCTCTCTTTTTTGACACTAAGCATCTCCACCCCGTTCTTATTAATAAACCGCACCTGAAAATAATAGGGAGAGCGGTCAAGAAGATATTTAAAAAAACGGATTAAATTTTTTCGATTCGTCTCAGCCTCAGTCACCCACCCTTTTGTTTTGGCCTGATAATATTCTTCAATAAAAGGGATACGAGAAATCATTTCCAGATCCAATTTGCAGGAATGGAAAATAGTTTCAATCTTGTCGGCGGCACCCTTTACCAACATCATCTGTTCTTCCTGGGACATTCGGGTGACAATGCCTAAGGCCGTTTGATAAGAAAAATACCCTACTATTGCGATGGGCAGGGAAACCAGGGGAAGAATCAGTAATAATAATTTAATGGATATGGATGCCGGTATTTTCATTCTTTCACGCTCTGATTATCCATCCCTGGACCTTTCCAAATGGAAACCAGCCTTATTGAGAAATGGTTGTTCGTATAAGTTCAGGTCCCGGAGTAAAAAGCATGTGAACAAAAACTGAAGAATAAAATCAGATGGTGCATGACACAAAAAAGAAGCATCGACAACAAAATCGAAAGCCATATTACCTCACCTCAACGAAAAACAAAAGAGGATTGTTTTAGCTGCCGAAGCCTAGCCAAAGATGTTTGAAATTTGGAGTTTGAGGGTCTTGTTTTAAAACAAGACCCTCAACGTTGTTAAAATCTAAATTTGGGGGTAATGAGGAATTCCCCTGGTAGGATTGAGGCAGGTCGAACAGTTCTTCGAGTCGTCTGCGGATCGCACTCTGATCGATGCGCCTAAGAGCCGTCCCTCTCGGGAATTTACACTGGCGCTCCTACAGCGTTCCCATCTGGCAGCCGGGGGCCAGGGTGTATCGGGGTCCATTAAGGGATGAGATTATAGCAGTCCTCAATAAACCCCGCAGATACCGTCTATGGCCAATTCTTCGATCTTGATTTCCTCAACAAAAAAAAGTTTTTTTTCTTCCTCTTGGTTTTTTGGAGATTGGGCGTTGATTTCTTTATCGGGTTCTATCATGTTCGGAAACCTCTTTACCATTCACAGACCCAGCGTCCGATAATTTTGCGCTGTCGCATGGCTTCGGCTACTTCGTTGATTTCTTCTATCTTGAACTTTCTGGTGATCAGGTTGTCCAGCTTATAATCCCCTCTCATAATCATATCGGCAAAGGCCGGGATATCCTCATGGGTCCGGATATTCCCGTACAAGGTCCCTTGCAGGGTTTTGCAGTGGGGGGGGAAAAAGGTCAGGACCAACTCGGCCGCCTGATCGGCCGGATGAATGCCGACCTGAACCCACTTGCCCCCCATGGCCAAGGCCCAGGAGGCCTGAACCATGGCACCGGTATTCCCGCTGACCTCAAAGATAATATCCGCGCCACCGCCCATAATCATCCCGTTATCCATCTTTACACCACCGGTCTGCAACTGGATGATGGGGACCGGGTCTTCCTTACTGCTGTCAATAAAGTGGGTTACCCCGAATTTTCTGGCTATTTCCTCCTTACTGCCTTCCAGGTCCACTCCGAAAATGGGATAGGCGCCCCTCAGCCTGGCCCCTTGAACTACATTGAGACCCACCCCGCCCATTCCCCAGACCGCCACGGATTGTCCTGGTTTTACTTGGGCCACATTGCAGGCCGCCCCAAAGCCGGTAGGCATGCAACAAGCCAGGGAACAGGCCTGATCCAACGGCAGGTCGTCTCTGATTTTAATGGCCCCGGCCTCCACCAGGACCATGTATTCGGCGAAACCGGAAACAAAGTTATTGTGTAATATCTGGTTTCCCTGGGCATCCTTCAACCGGGAGGTTCCGTCCAGGAGCGTGCCTTGCGTATGGATGCCGTGACTCGTCCGGCAGATATGCCCCCGACCGCTGGTACACTCCGGGCAGTGCCCGCAGGCCACCATCCAGGTGGCGACCACGTGATCCCC carries:
- the mftA gene encoding mycofactocin precursor (Mycofactocin is a small molecule electron carrier derived from the final two amino acids, Val-Tyr, of MftA, the mycofactocin precursor. It plays a role in redox homeostasis and the metabolism of alcohols and aldehydes in Actinobacteria, including Mycobacterium tuberculosis.); amino-acid sequence: MIEPDKEINAQSPKNQEEEKKLFFVEEIKIEELAIDGICGVY
- a CDS encoding HAMP domain-containing protein, producing MKIPASISIKLLLLILPLVSLPIAIVGYFSYQTALGIVTRMSQEEQMMLVKGAADKIETIFHSCKLDLEMISRIPFIEEYYQAKTKGWVTEAETNRKNLIRFFKYLLDRSPYYFQVRFINKNGVEMLSVKKERKDLSTIASREDSFYQEFKKSPQRSFYLSQITFSSVRRGYVLYFGKSFTQMDDKIIGTVVIDLDYDKMIELVKGMRVGEKGYAFLVDHLGRTIAHPEFAPYEMDLKNYPNPHLREFVINMMAGETGWMTYYYLGDRIASYTPIPTMGWSLAITTPIEEFKKEVQALQKKIFQVVLITLMLTGIVVIVLSHNFIKPVRRLVTAADRIAGGDLAQEIPVKSRDELGILTESFNRMMRNLKEIQNELVQSEKLISLGRLSAGVAHEIRNPLNAMKGAIVYLQRRRPEDPLLMEYTQIILELIDRLSSFATDFLHLAKQSPLRLMTSNLNELIQNTLTLFEEPMTLKGIALKKNLDPSLPMFPIDPHQMEQALINLLINAMDAMPQGGTLEIVTQRQAEESGTDKILLRLRDTGGGIPEAHRLQVLDPFFSTKEGGTGLGLPITLGIVESHGGKLAIQSEEGIGTVITIELPVNYSPLAKES
- a CDS encoding alcohol dehydrogenase catalytic domain-containing protein, coding for MKMKAAVLREYKKPLRIEEVELAAPKEHEVLVKTAFTGFCHSDLSFMEGDIPFPLPMVVGHEAAGIVEAVGPGVTALQKGDHVVATWMVACGHCPECTSGRGHICRTSHGIHTQGTLLDGTSRLKDAQGNQILHNNFVSGFAEYMVLVEAGAIKIRDDLPLDQACSLACCMPTGFGAACNVAQVKPGQSVAVWGMGGVGLNVVQGARLRGAYPIFGVDLEGSKEEIARKFGVTHFIDSSKEDPVPIIQLQTGGVKMDNGMIMGGGADIIFEVSGNTGAMVQASWALAMGGKWVQVGIHPADQAAELVLTFFPPHCKTLQGTLYGNIRTHEDIPAFADMIMRGDYKLDNLITRKFKIEEINEVAEAMRQRKIIGRWVCEW